A single Ctenopharyngodon idella isolate HZGC_01 chromosome 22, HZGC01, whole genome shotgun sequence DNA region contains:
- the bhlhe23 gene encoding class E basic helix-loop-helix protein 23 has protein sequence MNVGEENLLKSISNDTLLDLTQRYGQSAFGFGAGHGTGSPGRFSLTPAADFLSGQTGKSNESGGEQTSDEDDGFDHLESRKRGAGFDEEKHPSALAKKPKEQRSLRLSINARERRRMHDLNDALDGLRSVIPYAHSPSVRKLSKIATLLLAKNYILMQAQALEEMRRLVAYLNQGQTITSPIPTALAPFGQAAVYPFSSTALATCAEKCSSFSGTPSNLFKHCNDKP, from the coding sequence ATGAATGTCGGCGAAGAAAACTTGCTGAAATCGATCAGCAACGACACCCTGCTGGACCTGACGCAGCGCTACGGACAGTCCGCCTTCGGCTTCGGCGCTGGCCATGGTACTGGAAGTCCTGGCCGCTTCTCCCTTACACCTGCAGCGGATTTCCTCTCCGGTCAAACAGGAAAGTCGAACGAAAGTGGCGGAGAGCAGACCAGCGATGAAGACGACGGCTTCGACCACCTCGAGTCTCGAAAGCGAGGCGCGGGGTTCGACGAAGAGAAGCACCCGAGCGCTCTCGCCAAGAAGCCGAAGGAGCAGAGATCTCTTCGGCTGAGTATTAACGCGCGCGAGCGGAGACGCATGCACGACCTCAATGACGCGCTGGACGGCCTGAGGTCTGTGATTCCCTACGCGCACAGTCCGTCCGTGAGAAAACTCTCTAAAATCGCAACTTTGCTTCTTGCAAAAAACTACATCCTAATGCAGGCGCAGGCGCTGGAGGAAATGCGCCGGTTGGTGGCTTATCTTAACCAAGGACAGACTATAACTTCACCGATTCCCACCGCGCTCGCGCCTTTCGGACAGGCGGCCGTGTATCCGTTTTCAAGCACGGCACTGGCCACCTGTGCGGAGAAATGCAGCTCGTTCTCCGGGACCCCGTCCAATCTGTTCAAACACTGCAACGACAAGCCTTGA